The DNA region AATATGCAAATAACAAAAAACTTGGAAATGTAGAGTTTATTGAAGAAGCTGTGAGTGGTCGTATATCTTGGAAAAACAGAAAACTGAAAGACCTTGTTGATAATCTACAATCAGGAGATAACCTAATAGTTGCAGAACTATCAAGACTTGGTAGGTCTATGCTGGAAATAATGGAGCTCCTATCAATACTCTTAAGGAAAGGTGTAAATGTTTATGTTGTAAAGGGTAATTACGAGTTAAAAGATGATATACAAAGTAAGGTTCTTACTTTTGCTTTTAGCCTTGCATCAGAAATAGAAAGAGAATTAATCAGCCAAAGAACAAAGGAAGCTCTTGCCAAACGAAAAGCAGAAGGTAAAAAGTTAGGCAGACCTAAAGGCTCTTACAGTTCAAAACTGGACCATAAAAGGCAGTATATTGAGGAATTACTCAATAAAGGTGTATCTATTGCAAGTATAGCTAAAATTCTCGGAGTTCATTATCATACTGTTAGAAACTATATAAAAAGGCGTGGCTTGAAGCTGTAGTTTTTTTAACTAGAAAATTTTTTATAGAATACATGTCTAATCCTGTTTTAACAGACCCGTTTGCAAAAGTGTCTATTAGTTTTAGATACCTTTTTTTGATATACATTTCCTAATTCTATCAAAATTTAAAAACTAAGTATATTGACTATTAAATAGATAACGAAACTAAACCATACTCCTGTGTATATCTCAGAAGTTTTTTTGAAATTTAATTAGATATACGAAAATATACGAAAAAATATACATGTAGTTTATATAGATATACGAGGTGATATCATGGCAAAAATAATGAAGCAGTTTAGGCTTCAGCAAGAGATTATAGACATTTTAGAAGAACTCTCAAACAAAACTGGTAAGA from Persephonella sp. includes:
- a CDS encoding recombinase family protein; its protein translation is YANNKKLGNVEFIEEAVSGRISWKNRKLKDLVDNLQSGDNLIVAELSRLGRSMLEIMELLSILLRKGVNVYVVKGNYELKDDIQSKVLTFAFSLASEIERELISQRTKEALAKRKAEGKKLGRPKGSYSSKLDHKRQYIEELLNKGVSIASIAKILGVHYHTVRNYIKRRGLKL